A region of Hoplias malabaricus isolate fHopMal1 chromosome 12, fHopMal1.hap1, whole genome shotgun sequence DNA encodes the following proteins:
- the nyx gene encoding nyctalopin, whose product MKENPHMHLQNATSTDGVVSVSLTKSPKGPRIAQQAFYPDMPQVKQNSDVFHCSNGDAYNCLIIYAFISLPYLCCVLLTCSYLFVLYAYVFACFLSPCFYCLILFCFIIHVAVWFLMLPYGIALWACTRSCPPSCTCTQEKSCTVLCDRANMAELPAEFPCEASSINLEKNSLKFLAERAFGTLPSLKSLSLDHNNISFITPGAFKGLPNLLELKMAHNEYIRYLHTRTFTSLKRLVRLDLSDCNLFNVPDRIFIEQISLKELLCFQNNFRRIPGAIRGMENLTHVYLERNKIEAVAYNSLLGLNNLKYLNLQENRISVIHNEAFKDLRRLENFYLNDNLLAELPQQSFRGLSRLKMLNLGGNMLTNVSKNWFGDLVELEVLYLDRNRLTFIETGAFENLTSLMTLHLNSNNLTTLPFSVFQPIYFIGRLYLFRNPWECNCELEWLKEWMESYKLVRDILCASPSSVAGVDLSEVIFARLNGTCVDPIELNMTTAVPDFPTTENKFNSLISKLLHQELREELGNSTEGPRNGTLLEPAEGQVSAAHRLTCPGKVLLLLLACLFSLQAHSVSLSCLINAS is encoded by the exons GCATTTTATCCTGACATGCCCCAGGTGAAACAGAACAGCGATGTTTTTCACTGCTCTAATGG GGATGCATATAATTGTCTTATAATATATGCATTTATCTCACTTCCCTACCTTTGCTGTGTGCTACTTACATGTTCTTATCTATTTGTTTTATATGCCTATGTCTTTGCATGCTTTTTATCGCCATGTTTTTATTGTCTCATCTTATTCTGTTTTATTATCCATGT TGCAGTGTGGTTCCTGATGCTGCCTTATGGCATAGCTCTGTGGGCCTGCACTCGCTCCTGCCCCCCCAGCTGCACATGCACCCAGGAGAAAAgctgcacagtgctgtgtgaCCGCGCCAACATGGCCGAGCTTCCCGCAGAGTTCCCCTGTGAGGCCTCTTCCATAAACCTGGAGAAGAACAGCCTGAAGTTCCTGGCCGAGCGAGCCTTTGGCACACTGCCCTCGCTCAAGTCGCTCTCTCTGGATCATAATAATATCTCCTTCATCACCCCGGGAGCCTTCAAAGGTTTACCCAACCTGCTGGAACTCAAAATGGCCCACAACGAGTACATCCGCTATCTCCACACACGCACCTTCACTTCGCTCAAACGCCTGGTGCGCCTGGACCTTTCTGACTGCAACCTCTTCAACGTGCCCGACCGCATCTTCATAGAGCAGATATCCCTGAAAGAGCTGCTCTGCTTCCAGAACAACTTCAGGCGAATCCCAGGTGCCATTCGCGGAATGGAGAACCTGACGCATGTTTACCTGGAGCGTAACAAGATCGAAGCAGTGGCCTACAACTCGCTGCTGGGCCTGAACAACCTGAAGTATCTCAACTTACAAGAGAACCGCATCAGCGTCATCCACAACGAGGCCTTTAAGGACCTCCGTCGCTTGGAGAACTTCTACCTGAACGACAACCTGTTGGCTGAGCTGCCGCAGCAATCTTTCAGGGGCCTCAGCCGTCTCAAGATGTTAAACCTTGGAGGTAACATGCTGACCAACGTCTCCAAAAACTGGTTCGGCGACCTGGTGGAGCTGGAGGTGCTCTACTTGGACCGAAACCGGTTGACCTTCATCGAGACGGGCGCCTTTGAGAACTTGACGAGCTTGATGACGCTGCATCTCAACAGCAACAACCTGACTACGCTgcctttctctgtctttcagcCCATCTACTTCATCGGACGCCTCTACTTGTTCCGCAATCCCTGGGAGTGCAACTGTGAGCTGGAATGGCTGAAGGAGTGGATGGAGAGCTATAAGCTGGTGAGGGACATCCTGTGTGCATCCCCTTCTTCAGTAGCCGGTGTGGACCTTAGCGAGGTCATTTTTGCCCGTCTAAATGGCACTTGTGTGGACCCAATAGAGCTGAACATGACTACGGCTGTTCCAGACTTCCCCACCACCGAGAACAAGTTCAACAGTCTGATCTCCAAACTGCTGCACCAGGAACTGAGGGAGGAACTGGGTAATTCTACAGAGGGTCCAAGGAATGGGACTCTGTTGGAACCGGCAGAGGGTCAGGTTTCTGCAGCTCACAGGTTGACCTGCCCTGGGAAAGTCCTACTACTACTGCTGGCTTGTCTGTTCTCCCTCCAGGCTCACAGTGTCTCCCTTTCCTGTCTTATTAACGCCTCATGA